Proteins co-encoded in one Cryomorphaceae bacterium genomic window:
- a CDS encoding DUF3308 domain-containing protein, with translation MRIQLRYVAASLAMLMFTPGLFAGNEDRAGSAGAGYLLVNPWARGTGTAGALMARAEGVESAYLNIAGMNFINKTEVAFTQTMYLQGTGININALGLAQRINESSVIGLTVTNWNFGRIERTTTELPEGDGSFFSPNVLVIGAHYSRAFSNSIYGGITVNILNESTAEIRSTGVAFDAGIKYVTGENDRVKIGITLKNVGPEMTYQGDGLSFQGQDPLIGTTLTVEHRSARNELPSLVALGATYDFLLGANHRLTPGFTFIANSFTKDNFLLGLEYGFRELFILRGGYHYETGITNDADRMTVLTGPHAGLSVKAPLGKGGSNISFDYSYRFTSPFGGIHAIGVVMGLGGSRD, from the coding sequence ATGAGAATTCAGCTGAGATATGTAGCAGCATCCCTTGCGATGTTGATGTTCACTCCCGGACTTTTTGCGGGTAACGAAGACCGTGCAGGTTCTGCCGGTGCGGGTTACCTGTTGGTAAATCCCTGGGCCCGCGGTACGGGAACAGCCGGAGCACTGATGGCACGTGCCGAAGGTGTGGAGTCGGCTTACCTGAATATTGCCGGGATGAACTTCATCAACAAAACGGAGGTGGCTTTCACCCAAACCATGTACCTGCAGGGTACGGGTATCAACATCAATGCTCTGGGGCTCGCCCAGCGTATCAATGAGTCCAGTGTAATCGGGCTTACGGTGACCAACTGGAATTTCGGTAGAATTGAGCGTACCACCACCGAACTACCCGAAGGTGATGGTTCGTTCTTTTCACCCAACGTACTGGTAATCGGAGCACATTATTCGCGTGCTTTCTCGAACAGTATCTACGGGGGAATTACCGTGAATATCCTGAATGAGTCAACCGCTGAAATTCGCTCCACCGGAGTGGCCTTCGACGCGGGTATCAAGTACGTAACCGGTGAAAACGACCGTGTGAAAATTGGTATTACCCTCAAAAACGTTGGTCCTGAAATGACCTATCAGGGTGATGGTCTGTCATTTCAAGGCCAGGACCCTCTTATAGGAACTACCCTTACCGTAGAGCACCGATCTGCTCGTAATGAGTTACCTTCACTGGTAGCGCTTGGAGCTACCTATGATTTCCTGCTAGGAGCCAATCACCGCCTTACCCCGGGATTCACCTTCATCGCCAACTCCTTTACTAAAGACAACTTTTTGTTGGGTCTGGAGTACGGTTTCCGAGAGCTCTTCATCCTTCGCGGTGGTTACCACTACGAAACCGGCATTACCAACGATGCCGATCGTATGACTGTTCTCACAGGTCCCCACGCAGGTTTGAGCGTAAAGGCTCCACTTGGTAAAGGTGGTTCAAACATTTCTTTTGATTACAGTTATCGCTTCACAAGCCCATTTGGTGGCATACACGCCATTGGCGTAGTAATGGGCCTGGGTGGTTCAAGAGACTAA
- the greA gene encoding transcription elongation factor GreA has product MSDIRYYTEEGLQKLKEELHQLRTVERPKISQQIADARDKGDLSENAEYDAAKEAQGHLEAKIAKMEELVANARLIDESQIDNSKAFILSKVKIKNLGNNAVLEYTLVAENEANLAAKKISVDSPIGKSLLGKAVGDVVEVKIPAGVAKFEIVEISR; this is encoded by the coding sequence ATGTCTGATATCAGATACTACACCGAAGAGGGATTGCAGAAACTCAAGGAAGAGTTGCATCAACTTCGTACGGTTGAACGGCCGAAAATATCTCAGCAGATTGCCGACGCCCGTGATAAAGGCGACTTGTCTGAAAATGCTGAATACGACGCGGCAAAGGAAGCTCAAGGACACCTCGAAGCCAAGATTGCCAAAATGGAAGAACTTGTAGCCAATGCCCGATTGATTGACGAATCGCAGATCGACAATAGCAAAGCCTTCATTCTTTCCAAGGTAAAAATTAAAAACCTCGGCAACAATGCCGTACTCGAATATACCCTTGTGGCTGAGAATGAAGCCAACCTGGCGGCCAAGAAGATTTCGGTTGATTCGCCCATCGGCAAAAGCCTGCTCGGTAAAGCCGTAGGTGATGTGGTAGAAGTAAAGATTCCCGCCGGAGTTGCGAAATTTGAAATCGTCGAAATCTCACGCTGA
- a CDS encoding HIT family protein: MASIFTKIINREIPGYIVAENDDFIAFLDVFPLAKGHTLVVPKKEVDYIFDLEDDLLSGLHLFARKVAIQIEKAVPCKRIGMAVIGLEVPHTHIHLLPLQSVEDINFARPKLKFSEQEMEEVARAIREA; this comes from the coding sequence ATGGCTAGCATTTTCACCAAAATCATCAACCGTGAAATTCCCGGTTATATTGTAGCCGAGAATGATGATTTCATTGCCTTTCTCGATGTGTTTCCGCTAGCCAAAGGCCACACTCTTGTGGTGCCAAAAAAAGAAGTGGATTACATCTTTGATCTTGAAGACGACCTGCTCTCCGGGTTGCATTTATTTGCCAGGAAAGTGGCAATCCAAATTGAGAAAGCCGTGCCGTGCAAACGCATAGGCATGGCGGTGATTGGCCTCGAAGTGCCCCATACACACATCCACCTTTTGCCACTTCAGTCGGTGGAAGACATCAACTTTGCCCGACCAAAGCTCAAATTTTCGGAGCAGGAAATGGAAGAAGTAGCGCGCGCCATCAGAGAGGCCTGA
- a CDS encoding T9SS C-terminal target domain-containing protein, protein MALVCSTATIFGQSGQEENPGKNNHPRSAGCAPAVQITEMAFNNVRALIEVPGTMWLDRPRGTSAYFVPKPPDGERGPTALSSGSLWLGGVDAGGNLKLAAMLQRQRGNDYWAGPLTTDGSATILPGECVKYDRHFYISRQMVELHRLYFQRLAYDQEHGTETVNDPPFHEEPYQIPEEILNWPAHGDVGLGQDFYLAPFIDNPDGTGTAGLYEPELGDYPWYDLEQSEEDCLNRNRTSPIPLYGDHTLWWVFNDKGNIHTESEGQPIGMEIRAQAFAFNTLDEINNFTFYNYTLVNRSTQTLYNTWFAKWVNPALGNPDDDYIGCDVQRGMGYCYNGNNNDEDNAGNIGYGVQPPAVGIDFFEGPYQDADGTDNPGPNSFDPTSAIPCEEALAGAGIPYAGLGIGYGDGIVDNERFGMRRFISHNIGTGSSATQGPVTAEHYYNMMRGLWRDGSPILFGGSGHESGGIPAHYMFPGNSDPLHWGTGCMDPQNENWTEMTENNAPGNRRFIQSAGPFTLAPGDYNNVTLGVCWARANSGGPLASVELLRLVDDKAQALFDNCFRILNGPDAPELTCQELDREIILYLDNPVPSSNNYREMYKELDPTIPAFSFELDSMGQAIPDSKTPNDTYYRFQGYRIFQLRDENVSVADLGNPQLAREIFQVDVKDNVDKLINYELDPDMLLPVPKLMVQGANEGIRHSFRVTHDAFASGDDRLVNFKRYYFVAIAYASNQFASFDPMLGTGQSTEYLAGRKSTTGGVFPITCIPHIPSPTAGGTVVNAPFGTRFSLTRIEGEGNGGNILELTKSSEEEIMAGEPWRVERLTYTRNGSPVHIKVVDPLNVRPGNFELRMFNEFNEIVGGVPQYTSVIDSARWVLVNKDIGEEIFSRRGIEFQTEQIIPEYGISIDMHQYQYDVNEDGEPRADLLTWDISFENNLPWLSGIPDTDDFTLQNWIMSGTGQEVFDTAAYGGMPCFRLLDANGVQIPGGPIDPGFFDDLATIDGDRIYNGIFNGQIAPFRLVRPYDCGPSPLVEATKPSELIDQPGVQQSLTELVSIDLVFTPNKDLWTRVPVLEMQSNPALAEGGAPKLTTRRSPSVDKNGNPTPAGVTQPSDNPGDPNFIHAEGMGWFPGYAIDIESGERLNMAFGEDSFLADDNGRDMLWNPSDRIYGFPGGEEIFGAQHYIYVFRNARKLSEANNTMPMYDYGKFLRENLNFTVQPFYRRLWRNCSWIMAPLAAGLKSVEEGLVPAEARLRIRVAKPYRKYAPLTELGELNYATLGSVLNPLNPNLLGQSQNDWYPMYEFSIESEQTIHNDADALEEALALINVVPNPYHAFNAYERNRVENLVKFVNLPQECTIKIYNLSGTLVRTLGKDNPQTFLDWDIRNEARIPLASGVYIIHVDVPGVGERVLKWFCVMRPLDLTSF, encoded by the coding sequence ATGGCCCTGGTTTGCAGCACGGCTACAATTTTTGGCCAATCAGGCCAAGAGGAGAATCCCGGTAAAAACAATCATCCGCGCTCTGCGGGATGTGCCCCGGCGGTTCAGATTACCGAAATGGCATTCAACAATGTCCGCGCACTCATCGAGGTTCCGGGCACCATGTGGCTCGACCGGCCGCGCGGAACGTCAGCCTATTTTGTGCCCAAACCACCCGATGGCGAAAGAGGTCCTACGGCCTTGTCGTCAGGCTCGCTTTGGTTGGGTGGAGTAGATGCCGGCGGAAACCTCAAACTCGCCGCTATGCTACAGCGCCAAAGGGGTAACGACTACTGGGCAGGGCCGCTCACTACCGACGGCTCAGCCACTATTCTTCCCGGTGAATGCGTTAAATACGACAGGCATTTTTACATCAGTCGCCAAATGGTTGAGCTGCACCGCCTGTACTTTCAGCGGCTCGCCTATGACCAGGAGCACGGCACCGAAACCGTAAACGATCCGCCCTTTCACGAAGAACCCTATCAAATTCCCGAAGAAATTCTCAACTGGCCCGCCCACGGCGACGTCGGGCTGGGACAGGATTTTTACCTCGCTCCATTTATAGACAACCCCGACGGTACAGGAACCGCGGGCTTGTACGAGCCGGAATTGGGCGATTACCCCTGGTACGACCTCGAGCAAAGCGAAGAGGATTGTCTCAACCGCAACCGCACTTCCCCCATACCGCTCTATGGCGACCATACCCTATGGTGGGTGTTTAATGACAAGGGAAACATCCACACAGAAAGCGAGGGGCAGCCCATCGGGATGGAAATCAGGGCGCAGGCCTTTGCTTTTAACACACTCGACGAGATTAATAATTTCACTTTCTACAACTACACGTTGGTAAATCGCAGCACGCAAACTTTATACAATACATGGTTTGCCAAATGGGTGAACCCAGCACTCGGAAACCCTGATGACGATTATATAGGTTGCGATGTGCAGCGTGGAATGGGCTATTGTTACAACGGCAACAACAACGACGAAGACAACGCCGGAAACATTGGTTATGGAGTACAACCCCCAGCTGTTGGAATTGATTTCTTTGAAGGCCCTTACCAGGATGCCGACGGCACAGATAACCCGGGCCCCAATAGCTTTGACCCCACAAGCGCAATACCGTGCGAAGAGGCCCTTGCAGGAGCCGGAATTCCTTATGCAGGACTCGGTATAGGTTATGGTGATGGCATTGTGGACAACGAGCGCTTTGGAATGCGTCGTTTTATCTCACACAATATTGGCACCGGTTCATCCGCCACCCAAGGCCCGGTTACGGCTGAGCATTATTACAACATGATGCGCGGACTATGGAGAGATGGTTCACCCATTTTGTTTGGTGGCTCGGGTCACGAATCGGGTGGCATACCGGCCCACTACATGTTTCCGGGAAACAGCGACCCGCTTCACTGGGGCACCGGATGTATGGATCCTCAAAATGAAAACTGGACCGAGATGACCGAAAACAATGCACCGGGTAACAGAAGGTTTATTCAGTCTGCTGGGCCGTTTACACTTGCCCCGGGAGACTACAACAACGTAACCCTTGGAGTATGTTGGGCGCGCGCCAATTCTGGAGGCCCTCTTGCATCGGTTGAGCTGCTTCGATTGGTGGATGACAAGGCGCAGGCCTTGTTCGACAATTGTTTCCGAATTCTGAATGGCCCCGATGCCCCGGAACTCACCTGTCAGGAACTTGACCGCGAAATCATTTTGTACTTAGACAATCCGGTGCCTTCTTCCAATAACTACCGGGAAATGTACAAAGAGCTCGACCCAACCATACCGGCTTTTTCATTTGAGCTCGATAGCATGGGGCAGGCAATTCCGGATAGCAAAACGCCCAACGACACGTATTACCGCTTTCAGGGATATCGGATTTTTCAGCTTCGCGATGAAAACGTGAGCGTAGCTGACCTCGGCAACCCGCAGCTTGCACGCGAAATTTTTCAGGTTGATGTGAAAGACAACGTAGATAAGCTCATCAACTACGAACTCGATCCCGACATGCTGTTGCCCGTGCCGAAACTTATGGTGCAGGGAGCTAACGAAGGTATTCGTCATTCGTTTCGCGTAACCCACGATGCTTTTGCCTCCGGTGATGACAGGCTGGTTAACTTCAAGCGCTATTACTTTGTAGCCATTGCCTATGCCAGCAACCAGTTTGCCTCATTCGATCCAATGCTCGGAACAGGGCAGAGCACAGAATACCTCGCGGGCCGCAAAAGCACTACAGGTGGAGTATTTCCCATTACCTGCATTCCGCATATTCCCTCGCCAACAGCAGGAGGAACAGTGGTGAACGCACCTTTCGGCACGCGGTTTTCGCTTACGCGGATTGAGGGCGAAGGTAACGGGGGAAACATCCTTGAGCTAACCAAAAGCTCCGAAGAAGAGATTATGGCCGGAGAGCCGTGGCGCGTTGAAAGGCTTACCTATACCCGAAATGGTTCGCCGGTGCACATCAAAGTGGTGGATCCGCTTAACGTAAGACCAGGTAATTTTGAATTACGCATGTTCAATGAGTTCAACGAAATCGTTGGAGGTGTGCCGCAATACACTTCTGTAATTGATTCTGCACGGTGGGTGTTGGTAAACAAAGACATTGGAGAAGAGATCTTCTCCCGACGAGGCATTGAGTTTCAAACAGAACAGATTATTCCCGAGTACGGGATCTCCATCGATATGCACCAATACCAATATGACGTGAACGAAGACGGAGAACCACGTGCAGATTTGTTAACCTGGGATATCAGCTTTGAAAACAACCTACCGTGGCTTTCCGGAATACCCGACACCGACGATTTTACCCTGCAAAACTGGATTATGTCGGGAACAGGTCAAGAAGTATTTGATACTGCAGCTTACGGCGGAATGCCCTGTTTCCGATTGCTCGACGCTAACGGGGTTCAGATTCCGGGTGGCCCCATTGACCCCGGGTTTTTTGATGATCTTGCCACCATTGACGGCGATCGTATCTACAACGGTATTTTCAATGGTCAAATAGCTCCGTTCAGATTGGTCCGACCTTATGATTGCGGCCCTTCGCCATTGGTCGAAGCAACAAAGCCTTCTGAGTTAATAGATCAACCGGGCGTACAGCAGTCGCTCACAGAACTTGTGAGTATAGACCTTGTGTTTACACCCAACAAAGATCTCTGGACGCGTGTCCCGGTGCTTGAAATGCAATCCAACCCTGCACTGGCCGAGGGTGGAGCGCCCAAGCTAACAACGCGCCGTTCTCCGTCAGTTGATAAGAATGGGAACCCAACTCCTGCAGGAGTTACTCAACCCAGTGATAACCCCGGGGATCCGAACTTCATTCACGCAGAAGGAATGGGGTGGTTTCCGGGTTACGCGATTGATATTGAGAGTGGAGAGCGTCTGAACATGGCCTTTGGTGAGGATTCGTTCCTGGCAGACGACAACGGTCGCGATATGCTTTGGAATCCGAGTGACCGAATCTACGGCTTCCCGGGCGGGGAAGAAATCTTCGGTGCGCAGCACTACATCTATGTGTTCAGAAACGCGAGGAAGCTTTCGGAGGCGAACAACACCATGCCGATGTACGACTACGGAAAATTCCTCCGCGAAAATCTCAATTTTACCGTGCAGCCCTTTTACCGCCGTTTGTGGAGAAACTGTAGCTGGATTATGGCTCCGCTTGCTGCGGGCTTAAAGAGCGTAGAAGAAGGGCTGGTTCCCGCCGAAGCCCGCCTGCGTATAAGGGTTGCCAAACCTTACAGGAAGTATGCGCCCCTTACTGAGCTTGGCGAGTTGAACTACGCAACTCTGGGGTCGGTGCTCAATCCGCTGAACCCGAACTTGCTCGGGCAAAGCCAAAATGACTGGTACCCGATGTATGAGTTCAGCATCGAAAGTGAACAAACCATTCACAACGATGCAGACGCGCTTGAGGAAGCTCTTGCGCTCATCAATGTGGTTCCGAACCCCTACCACGCCTTTAATGCCTACGAGCGAAATCGTGTGGAGAACCTGGTGAAGTTCGTGAACCTGCCGCAGGAGTGTACCATCAAAATCTACAACCTGAGTGGTACGCTGGTGAGAACGCTGGGCAAAGACAACCCGCAAACTTTCCTCGACTGGGATATTCGCAACGAAGCGCGTATCCCACTGGCGAGTGGGGTTTATATCATCCATGTGGATGTGCCGGGCGTCGGCGAACGCGTGCTCAAATGGTTTTGCGTGATGCGCCCCTTGGATTTGACCAGCTTTTAG
- the ruvC gene encoding crossover junction endodeoxyribonuclease RuvC — protein sequence MTAPKEQIILGIDPGTTILGYGIIDCRGSKMKLVCMGNFSLTKLDDHGLKLRAIQQHVVELLEAYMPDSMAIEAPFYGKNVQSMLKLGRAQGVAIAAAMAREIPYTEYAPKKIKQAITGNGNASKEQVAAMLQSLLDIKTLPKNLDATDGVAAAVCHYFNRGQTQSGTNYGSWKSFLGKNPGRKIG from the coding sequence ATGACGGCCCCAAAAGAGCAGATTATTCTCGGCATTGACCCCGGAACCACCATTCTGGGCTACGGTATTATTGACTGCAGAGGCAGCAAGATGAAACTGGTTTGCATGGGCAATTTTTCGCTCACCAAACTGGACGACCACGGTCTTAAGCTGCGCGCCATTCAGCAGCACGTGGTGGAATTGCTCGAGGCCTATATGCCGGACTCTATGGCCATTGAAGCTCCTTTTTACGGCAAAAATGTGCAGAGCATGCTCAAACTGGGGCGCGCGCAAGGGGTGGCCATCGCAGCAGCCATGGCTCGTGAGATTCCCTATACCGAGTACGCTCCCAAAAAAATCAAGCAGGCCATCACCGGCAACGGAAATGCCTCCAAGGAGCAGGTGGCCGCCATGTTGCAGTCGCTGCTCGATATCAAAACCCTGCCCAAAAATCTCGACGCTACCGACGGTGTGGCTGCAGCGGTGTGTCACTATTTTAACCGGGGTCAAACCCAAAGCGGCACCAACTACGGAAGCTGGAAGAGTTTTTTGGGAAAAAATCCGGGAAGGAAGATTGGCTGA
- a CDS encoding glycosyltransferase: MLWHHVLIFFLLLTTLGYGVMLLLSARALRVLSAQKAPCGEIPAVKTGFSIVIPFRNEATNLPALLADLQQQEGSLPPHEVIWVNDHSEDDSLTVLQRSAGPEHRVLSLTDSAGKKAALRKGIELSRFPGIITLDADCRLQPDWLNGLAAAWYHQNPDMLILPLELAPERGVLQAFQRIEHRAVQGLTFGLAGMGYPVLCNGANLAFSKETFLEAGGYDDHLEHASGDDVFLLHRFKSLGKNIAICWKRSALAFTNPTNDLASFLNQRLRWAGKSRAYRDTDTISSGLVLVLPSLCWLAALIAGVHAAWLVAVLIARSIADVVLIKNTAPVIGVSPNLWKLALFSVVYMMYSPVMALMSLIVKPTWKGRKV; encoded by the coding sequence ATGCTTTGGCACCATGTACTCATTTTCTTCCTGCTACTCACCACGCTGGGTTATGGGGTGATGCTGTTGCTGTCGGCCAGGGCTTTGCGGGTTCTTTCTGCGCAAAAAGCCCCGTGTGGTGAAATACCTGCCGTAAAAACGGGCTTCAGCATAGTCATCCCTTTTAGGAATGAAGCCACAAACCTCCCTGCGCTGCTGGCCGATTTGCAACAACAAGAGGGCTCGCTTCCACCCCACGAAGTCATTTGGGTGAACGATCACTCGGAGGATGATTCATTGACAGTACTGCAACGTTCCGCCGGCCCCGAACATCGCGTGCTGAGTTTGACGGATTCCGCCGGAAAAAAAGCCGCGCTTCGAAAGGGCATTGAGCTATCGCGGTTTCCGGGGATAATTACCCTTGACGCTGATTGCCGCCTTCAACCGGATTGGCTCAACGGGCTCGCTGCTGCCTGGTATCATCAAAACCCCGATATGTTGATTCTTCCCCTCGAATTGGCTCCGGAAAGGGGCGTGTTGCAGGCTTTTCAGCGCATAGAACACCGCGCCGTGCAAGGTCTCACTTTTGGGCTTGCAGGTATGGGCTACCCTGTTTTGTGCAACGGGGCCAACCTGGCGTTTAGCAAAGAAACTTTTCTGGAAGCCGGGGGCTACGACGACCATCTGGAGCACGCTTCGGGCGATGATGTTTTTTTGCTTCACCGCTTTAAATCGCTGGGGAAGAACATTGCAATTTGCTGGAAGAGAAGTGCCCTGGCCTTCACCAATCCAACCAATGACCTGGCTTCGTTTCTGAACCAGCGTCTGCGCTGGGCGGGCAAATCGCGCGCCTATCGGGATACCGACACCATTTCATCAGGACTTGTGCTTGTCCTTCCCTCGCTGTGTTGGTTGGCTGCGTTGATAGCGGGTGTGCACGCGGCGTGGCTTGTGGCTGTGCTTATTGCTCGTTCCATTGCCGACGTCGTGTTGATAAAAAACACCGCACCCGTAATCGGAGTAAGCCCTAATCTGTGGAAATTAGCCCTGTTTTCGGTGGTGTACATGATGTATTCACCGGTGATGGCCTTGATGAGCCTGATTGTAAAACCCACATGGAAAGGGAGAAAAGTATAA